One stretch of Pseudomonas sp. NC02 DNA includes these proteins:
- a CDS encoding XRE family transcriptional regulator, whose translation MQKRNVSIVLRELLDRDRISPTELHRRTGVPQSTLSRILSGKIVDPSDKHISRIADYFQVSTDQLRGRAGLVPVRSDERDPMHSELKDISLWDDETPVNDDEVSIPFLREVELAAGSGRFVIEESEKASLRFGKRSLRHNGVQFDQAKCVTVRGNSMLPVLRDGATVGVNAGKCGIGDIVDGDLYAINHNGQLRVKQLYRLPSGIRLRSFNRDEHPDEDYSFQEIQDEQISILGHVFWWGMYAR comes from the coding sequence ATGCAAAAACGCAACGTTTCTATCGTCTTAAGAGAGCTGCTGGACCGCGACCGGATCTCCCCCACGGAGCTTCACCGGCGTACCGGCGTGCCTCAATCCACACTGTCCCGGATCCTCAGCGGCAAGATCGTGGATCCGTCGGACAAGCACATCTCGCGCATCGCCGATTACTTCCAGGTCAGCACCGATCAGCTGCGCGGGCGCGCAGGGCTGGTGCCGGTGCGGTCGGACGAGCGTGACCCGATGCATTCGGAACTCAAGGACATAAGCCTGTGGGACGACGAAACACCCGTTAATGATGACGAGGTGTCGATCCCCTTTCTGCGCGAGGTTGAATTGGCTGCTGGATCAGGAAGATTCGTCATCGAGGAAAGCGAGAAGGCCAGCCTGCGATTCGGCAAGCGCAGCCTGCGGCATAACGGTGTGCAGTTCGACCAGGCCAAGTGCGTGACGGTGCGCGGCAACAGTATGTTGCCGGTGCTGCGCGACGGCGCCACCGTAGGTGTCAATGCGGGCAAATGCGGGATTGGTGACATCGTCGATGGCGATCTTTACGCCATCAATCACAACGGCCAGCTACGGGTGAAACAGCTCTATCGCCTGCCTTCCGGGATTCGCCTGCGTAGCTTCAACCGCGATGAACATCCGGACGAGGACTACAGCTTCCAGGAAATCCAGGATGAACAGATCAGCATCCTTGGTCACGTTTTCTGGTGGGGCATGTACGCCCGCTAA